Proteins from a genomic interval of Candidatus Atribacteria bacterium:
- a CDS encoding 4-hydroxy-3-methylbut-2-enyl diphosphate reductase, translating to MEIILSKKMGFCFGVKKSVQLAKDALNTRKNNLYMLGSIINNPQII from the coding sequence TTGGAAATAATACTATCTAAAAAAATGGGATTTTGTTTTGGTGTGAAAAAATCGGTACAATTAGCAAAAGATGCCTTAAATACTAGAAAAAATAATTTATATATGCTGGGTTCAATTATAAATAATCCTCAGATTATAG
- a CDS encoding (d)CMP kinase has protein sequence MKKNSLIIAIDGPAAVGKSTMGKLIARELGFLYIDTGAIYRAITWKILKNNININDEEVISSIVSNTSISIKRSNSKNSNDYYHIFVDGEDVSEEIRNPRIDQNVSQIARQPKIREQLIYLQRELAAQGNIVMEGRDIGSVILPQADIKFYFIASEKERIKRRYKELTNKGFNLDYEEVKKQIIQRDSIDTKRKYAPLIKAKDAILIDSTGKSIEEVKDHILKIINNIKEDKGKRIGNNTI, from the coding sequence GACCAGCAGCAGTGGGAAAAAGTACAATGGGTAAATTGATTGCAAGGGAATTAGGTTTTTTATACATTGATACTGGAGCAATTTATCGGGCAATAACCTGGAAGATTCTGAAAAACAATATTAATATAAACGATGAAGAAGTGATTTCCAGCATCGTTTCAAATACCAGTATAAGTATAAAGAGATCAAATAGTAAGAATTCAAATGATTATTATCATATTTTTGTTGACGGAGAAGACGTAAGTGAGGAAATACGCAATCCCAGAATCGACCAAAATGTTTCTCAAATAGCCAGACAGCCTAAAATTAGAGAGCAATTAATTTATCTTCAAAGAGAATTGGCAGCTCAAGGAAATATTGTAATGGAAGGGAGAGATATAGGTTCGGTGATCTTGCCGCAAGCAGATATAAAGTTCTATTTTATTGCTTCTGAAAAGGAAAGAATCAAAAGAAGATATAAAGAGTTAACAAACAAAGGTTTTAACCTAGATTACGAAGAAGTAAAAAAACAGATAATACAGAGGGATAGCATTGACACCAAGAGAAAATACGCCCCTTTAATCAAGGCAAAAGATGCTATTCTTATTGATTCTACAGGAAAAAGCATTGAGGAAGTTAAAGATCATATTTTAAAGATAATAAATAATATAAAAGAAGACAAAGGAAAAAGAATTGGAAATAATACTATCTAA